One Sphingobacteriales bacterium DNA segment encodes these proteins:
- a CDS encoding ATPase has product MAREKFSVDFIVKSSPVILYEFLATVTGLSEWFAEWIEERDDMLIFGWGKSSERAIVLDYEDHHFIKFKFLDNPENEFLEFRIEKSPITEDTILIITDFAEKRETDDQIALWESQVEALIMRIGAGN; this is encoded by the coding sequence ATGGCTAGGGAAAAATTTTCGGTTGATTTTATTGTTAAATCGTCGCCCGTTATATTATACGAGTTTTTGGCTACCGTTACGGGCTTATCAGAATGGTTTGCCGAATGGATTGAAGAGCGAGACGATATGTTGATTTTTGGCTGGGGCAAAAGTTCAGAGCGGGCAATTGTACTTGATTATGAAGACCATCATTTTATTAAGTTTAAGTTTTTAGATAATCCGGAAAATGAGTTTTTAGAATTTAGAATTGAAAAATCTCCTATAACAGAAGATACAATTTTAATTATTACCGATTTTGCTGAAAAACGCGAAACTGATGACCAAATTGCACTTTGGGAAAGCCAAGTCGAGGCACTGATTATGCGTATTGGTGCCGGAAATTGA
- a CDS encoding redoxin domain-containing protein: MSLTIGDIAPHFELFDTNKQKQSLTDYLNKNLVLLFFPQAFSGVCTNEMCSFRDSLADYNDLNCNVVAISVDSIFTQAKFKEINSLNFDLLSDFNKEVAPAYGAFYENWVFEMRGVARRAAFVIDKTGAIRYAEVLESAGDLPNFEAIKETVAAIN; the protein is encoded by the coding sequence ATGTCTTTAACAATTGGCGATATCGCCCCCCATTTTGAACTTTTTGACACCAATAAGCAAAAGCAAAGCCTAACCGATTATTTAAATAAAAATTTGGTTTTGTTGTTTTTTCCTCAAGCATTTTCGGGTGTTTGCACCAATGAGATGTGTAGTTTTAGAGATTCTTTAGCCGACTATAACGATTTAAATTGTAATGTGGTAGCTATTTCTGTCGATTCTATATTTACACAGGCAAAATTTAAAGAAATAAACAGCCTTAATTTCGACTTATTAAGCGATTTTAACAAAGAAGTGGCCCCCGCCTACGGTGCTTTTTATGAAAACTGGGTTTTTGAAATGCGCGGTGTAGCTCGTAGGGCAGCCTTTGTAATTGACAAAACCGGTGCCATCCGCTATGCCGAAGTATTAGAATCGGCGGGTGATTTGCCTAATTTTGAAGCAATTAAAGAAACAGTTGCCGCCATAAACTAA
- the tilS gene encoding tRNA lysidine(34) synthetase TilS has product MRKPMNINSVAEFLKKLKIEQAISGKIKLLVAVSGGVDSVVLLHILSGLNDICTLGVAHCNFGLRGQNSDFDELFVLELAQALNLPFYTTHFETLDYAKANTLSIQMAARQLRYDWFAQLQQTHNYHFIATAHHQNDVAETVLLNLTKGAGIAGLHGILPQQGIIIRPILGFNKQQITQYAQQNNLNWQHDASNDQAHKYERNFIRHQVLPTLVQLNPQAIKHIYQTSLYLRDTELVYRQALTTIKRKLLQTNFHGDIEIGIRKLTAIPGAPTILFEVLSDFGFNTTQSNEVWAALNGESGKTWLSPTYKIIKNRTQLLITKAENQKTSQHNIDALPSKLITSGFTLQLNTELASDITIAPTPNRAWFDANLVALPLVLRRWQPGDYFYPFGLNRKKKKLSRFFIDLKLSLADKDRQWVLCDARNRIIWAVGLRADERFRITPKTQQVIVAVVNNQS; this is encoded by the coding sequence ATGCGTAAGCCAATGAATATTAATAGTGTAGCCGAATTTTTGAAAAAACTTAAAATTGAACAGGCAATATCCGGAAAAATTAAGCTATTGGTGGCTGTTAGCGGAGGTGTTGACTCGGTTGTGTTATTACATATTTTATCCGGATTAAATGATATTTGTACCTTAGGTGTTGCACATTGTAATTTTGGTTTGCGGGGGCAAAACAGCGACTTCGATGAGCTTTTTGTGCTTGAATTAGCCCAAGCGCTAAACTTGCCTTTTTATACAACCCATTTTGAAACGCTTGATTATGCTAAGGCTAATACCTTGTCCATACAAATGGCGGCACGGCAATTGCGCTATGATTGGTTTGCTCAGCTTCAACAAACACATAATTACCATTTTATTGCAACGGCGCACCACCAAAACGATGTAGCCGAAACAGTTTTGCTCAACTTAACAAAAGGTGCCGGAATTGCCGGCTTGCATGGGATTTTGCCCCAACAAGGTATTATAATTAGGCCAATTTTAGGTTTCAACAAGCAACAAATTACACAATATGCCCAACAAAACAACCTAAATTGGCAACACGATGCCAGCAATGACCAAGCTCATAAATACGAACGCAATTTTATTCGCCACCAGGTTTTGCCTACTTTAGTACAACTTAACCCACAAGCAATAAAACATATATACCAAACCTCGTTATACCTGCGCGATACGGAATTAGTTTACAGGCAGGCACTGACAACTATTAAGCGAAAACTGTTGCAAACGAATTTTCATGGCGATATTGAAATAGGAATCCGGAAACTGACAGCTATACCCGGCGCTCCTACCATATTGTTTGAAGTTTTATCAGATTTTGGGTTCAATACCACACAATCAAACGAAGTTTGGGCTGCCTTAAACGGCGAGTCGGGCAAAACATGGCTTAGCCCAACGTATAAAATTATTAAAAACCGGACGCAGTTGTTGATAACCAAGGCAGAAAACCAAAAAACATCACAACACAATATTGATGCCCTGCCTTCTAAACTTATTACTTCCGGATTTACGCTGCAACTTAATACAGAGCTTGCCAGCGATATTACCATAGCACCAACGCCAAACCGCGCTTGGTTCGATGCTAATTTGGTAGCCCTCCCGTTAGTACTGCGCCGCTGGCAACCCGGAGACTATTTTTATCCGTTTGGGCTAAACCGAAAGAAGAAAAAACTAAGCCGCTTTTTTATAGACCTTAAATTGTCGTTGGCCGATAAAGACAGGCAATGGGTTTTGTGCGATGCGCGCAACCGCATCATTTGGGCAGTGGGCTTGCGTGCCGACGAACGTTTCAGAATTACACCCAAAACCCAACAGGTAATAGTTGCCGTTGTTAATAACCAATCATAA